TCATTGGTCTGATAGAGAATTTTATGAGTATGACAAACAAACCAAAACTAAAGCTGCCACTTTTTATCACCCCTTGATTCAAAAATATTATGAAGATGTTCCGAACGAGCTTAAAGGACTTTCAGAGTTAAAGAATCATGTCGCGGAAGTGGCGATATCATTTGATCAGCCTTATACTTTTGGCGAAATCAGAAATAAATTGCCCGCTAATGTAAACGTCGTATGGTTCTATATGACTTCGTCCATTGGAGATGAAAGCCACGGGCCTTCGGGTATGCCGGTATACGGGTTTGCTGATTCAACGGATGAACCGGCATCGGGATATGAGAACTTTATTGCTAACCTGGAAAAATATGATGTCGATGGCGATGATGAAACTATTCAAGAGTTTTTAAAGATTAATAAGAGTAAATCTTTTAATGATGTGGAAATATTGGGAGTAATGCTCACTGGCAAGACAGAAAGCTTTAAACCATTAGAAAATGAGGGTTTTATTCGTGGGGCTTCTGTTGGTGCTACTGCGCAAATCGTACCTTATATCAAGCCTGATAAATAATGAATATGAACTGTCATTATACGTCAGGTGACTGAATAGAAGGGATAAAAACCAAGTAAGCTATAGAAAAGGATGCGTTGGCTTAAGGCCGCTGCATCCTTTTTCTATATTGGAATCAAAAATCAATCGTATCCGGATTCAATCCAGAACCGCCAAAGTACTCCATTTGATTAATCGTTTTCATATCTTCTTCAGAAATCTCAAAGTCAAATACCTCTAGATTATCCGCGATTCGGGAAGGGGTGATGGACTTTGGAAGCGGGAGGGTTCCATTTTGCATGCACCAGCGGATACACAGATGGGCTACCGATTTATTGTACTTCTCGGCAATAGCCATCAGTGTTTCATTGGACAGCATTTTGCCGGTGCCGAGCGGGCTCCATGCCTCGATGAGGATGCCGTTTTCCTTGCAATAGCTAACAGTTTCCTCCTGCATTTGGCCAGGGTGGTACTCAATCTGGTTCACCATTGGCTTCACTTCTGTCTCCATCAATGGTGCAAGATGCTTTGGCAAAAAGTTCGATACCCCAATTGCGCGGATGCGCCCAGCCTTATATAAATCGGTCATGGCGCGCCATGTTTCAAGGTTAATATGTGCCCAGTCTTCAAATTGGGTCGGATTAGCCGGCCAGTGAATCAAATAAAGGTCGAGGTAATCGGTGCCTAATTTCTCAAGTGTCTTCTCGAATGCTTGGAGCGTGCTTTCATAGCCGCGGTCTGTGTTCCATACCTTGCTTGTGATAAAGAGCTCTGCGCGCGGGATGCCGGATTCTCGGATGGCTTTGCCGACGCTTTCCTCATTGCCGTAGGCAGCTGCTGTGTCAATATGGCGATAACCGGCTTCAATGGCAGCTTTCACAGACGTGACAGCTGTCTCGCCATCAGGTGTCTGCC
This DNA window, taken from Pradoshia eiseniae, encodes the following:
- a CDS encoding sigma factor regulator N-terminal domain-containing protein, with amino-acid sequence MDISLKKALRKAKFKQLLVMIITSIIILMVLLFIFNRVGNYFAAKSTFKLHDILFLHNAIMEPNIQIDSQVTSNSSMFGGNIVTNRSKNINGYLVRWSTLTSSYNWFGVKIDHNELVPGFHWSDREFYEYDKQTKTKAATFYHPLIQKYYEDVPNELKGLSELKNHVAEVAISFDQPYTFGEIRNKLPANVNVVWFYMTSSIGDESHGPSGMPVYGFADSTDEPASGYENFIANLEKYDVDGDDETIQEFLKINKSKSFNDVEILGVMLTGKTESFKPLENEGFIRGASVGATAQIVPYIKPDK
- a CDS encoding aldo/keto reductase, translating into MLEKTSALRLYNSIEIPCIGFGTWQTPDGETAVTSVKAAIEAGYRHIDTAAAYGNEESVGKAIRESGIPRAELFITSKVWNTDRGYESTLQAFEKTLEKLGTDYLDLYLIHWPANPTQFEDWAHINLETWRAMTDLYKAGRIRAIGVSNFLPKHLAPLMETEVKPMVNQIEYHPGQMQEETVSYCKENGILIEAWSPLGTGKMLSNETLMAIAEKYNKSVAHLCIRWCMQNGTLPLPKSITPSRIADNLEVFDFEISEEDMKTINQMEYFGGSGLNPDTIDF